The nucleotide sequence TCTGTCCCAACTTCACCTTcatgttgcagtttttttttttcctccagttgTAGCccttgctcacacacacacacacacacacctctttgcCTTGTTCTGGCATGTTTATGCGCTTCCTCCACTCTCCTCTGTTCATTCTCGCTGTCAAACCTCTCTCCCCTTTTTCTTCTCCACGCCGTGAccttcatgttgttttgtcttccaTTTCATCTTACTTATTTTGCACCGTCAGTCCATACGATGTGTTTAGGAAAACTTGTGCTCGGCTAACatacatgtgaaatgttttgtgctgtttgtttcagGAGAGAAAAATCCGCCATATCAAAGGACAGTTTGATAAAAGGAAAGACTGAATCCTCTTGTGGATTACTAAAATGAATTTGGCCTTTTCATCCGAGAGGCACAAATCCcttttccccctcctcctcctcttctacgtccctctcacctgtctatGCCAGtccagcaacagcagcacagtCAGTCCCGCAACCACTTCCTCtactttttcaaatgttatgCCCCGGATGGCTGTGCCAGGCTGCGGGGCAGGACTAGACCCCGTCTATACGTACCTGTGTGACCGCCAAGCAGCATGGGGCATTGTCCTGGAGACCCTGGCCTCCTCAGGCTTCCTGTTCAGCATGATTCTCCTGGTGGGCCTGCTGCTCTGGTCCCTGTGGATCTCTATCTCGTCAAGGCACCAGCGCAGCAGCATCGGAGGCACGGTGGCCTGCATGTCCATGTTCTTGTTGGCCACAGGTGGGATCTTTGCCATCaccttctccttcatcatccGTCTCACCCCTCAGACCTGCCCTACCAGGATCTTCCTCTTCGGCGTGCTCTTCTCCCTGGCCTTCTCCTGCCTGCTGGCTCGCTGTCTCGCTCTGCTGGGCTTCGCAGCTGCCCGGGGCTGGGGGGAGCCTGCCGTGGCCCTGGGGCTCTTCACCGTGCAGGTGATCATCTCTACAGAGTGGCTGATCCTCATACTTGTCAGGGATAAGAAACCTTGTGAGTACAGCCAGGAGGAGTTTGTCATGCTGCAGATCTATGTGATGTGCCTCTTGGCTATCAGCTTGATCCTCTCCCTGCACTTCCTGTGTCGCTCCTGCTTCACATACAGCTACAACTACACAGGGCGAGCCCGGCAGCATGGCCGCACTCAGGCCACGCTGCTCTGCCTCACACTGCTGTTCTCCGCCTGCATCTGGGTGGTGTGGATCACAATGCTCATCAAAGGAAACGCTGAATTGGGCCATCGGCCACAATGGGACGACCCGGTGATCAGCATCGCCTTGGTAATCAATGGCTGGGTGTTGCTGATGGGGCACGGGTTGTGTCAGGTGGCCTTCCTCTGCAGGGGGGAGGCTAGGTCCAAAGATATCCCCCTGAGCTTCGCCGGCTGGACCAGCCCCAGTGCTGATATCCCAGGACTGGGCAGCcagaaggagggaaaagaaaatggAAGCTTTGAGAATGATGGCGAGAACAGGAGAGGTGAGAAGCTGTCCTCATTAACCAAAAACTGAGTGGGGCCTCATTGAAAGGGAGTGAATTATGTTTAGGGGTGAAGCTAAATGTGGGTGGACAGAGAATATTtaaattatcaattaatctgctgattattgcCTCAATTATcattttggtctataaaatgtcataacatagggaaaaaatcacaatttcccagaagGCAAGGTGACATTTTATTCCGACCAATagttcaaagatattcagtttactatcatagaggacaaaCCAGGCTGAAccattgaatttttttttggcactttttcttaaaaaatgacttcattcttaaaatagttgcagattgattttctgttgatcaactaattgttgctgctctaaaaataataataatacctcaTGGGAGAAATTCTTAAAGTCATTTAATTAATGATATCATATGTAAATACCACTACAGTGATGGCTCTCAGGTTGATGTCAACTGGTTGCATTGGTCAGGTCTGAGAATTAACACTTTGAAATATGTGCTTAAACAACATGAGTGA is from Thunnus maccoyii chromosome 18, fThuMac1.1, whole genome shotgun sequence and encodes:
- the LOC121884642 gene encoding G-protein coupled receptor family C group 5 member D, producing WITKMNLAFSSERHKSLFPLLLLFYVPLTCLCQSSNSSTVSPATTSSTFSNVMPRMAVPGCGAGLDPVYTYLCDRQAAWGIVLETLASSGFLFSMILLVGLLLWSLWISISSRHQRSSIGGTVACMSMFLLATGGIFAITFSFIIRLTPQTCPTRIFLFGVLFSLAFSCLLARCLALLGFAAARGWGEPAVALGLFTVQVIISTEWLILILVRDKKPCEYSQEEFVMLQIYVMCLLAISLILSLHFLCRSCFTYSYNYTGRARQHGRTQATLLCLTLLFSACIWVVWITMLIKGNAELGHRPQWDDPVISIALVINGWVLLMGHGLCQVAFLCRGEARSKDIPLSFAGWTSPSADIPGLGSQKEGKENGSFENDGENRRGRRTETALRSPYESGFSMTEIDPDKDYTIPRPQTTNYREPYDEYYGHD